A stretch of DNA from Phenylobacterium koreense:
CCTGCGGGCGCGGTTCGCCAGGCGCGGGCGGGCGCAGGGCGTATTCCGGCGGCACGACGAGCGGCGCCTTGGAGACAACCCGGAACTCGTCAGGGGTGACCTTGCTCATGCCCAGCGCATTGCGGGTCGAGCCACAGCCCGCGAGGCTGACGCCGGCGATCGCCACCAAGGCGGACGCGACTAGCACACGGTTCAGACGCATCAAGTTCAGCTCCGAAAGCCGCCCCCCGGCGGTAAGCGGTAAAGAGATCGGTAGATAGCGCATGCGAGGCTCGCCCGCCAACGCGATTAAGCCGCAGATTCCTTACGCATGGAATCGAGCAACAAGAAGACCACCCCGACGGTGATGGCGCTATCGGCCACGTTGAACACCCAGGGGAAGAAGCCGAGCCGCTGGAAGTCGAGGAAATCGACCACGGCGCCGAAGCGGACGCGGTCGATGGCGTTGCCGATCGCCCCGCCGATGACCAGGCCAAGGCCGACGCCCAGCAGCGGCCGCTGAACCTTTCTAACCCAGATGGCCAGAGCGATGGCCACGCCGACCGAGAAGATCGTCAGCACCCAGCGGGCCAGGTCAACCTCGGCGCGGAAGAGGCCGAAGCTGACGCCCTTGTTCCAGACCATGGTCAGGGAGAACGGGCCGGCGATCGGCGTGGTGAACCGCGAGGGCAGGTCGTAGACGTAGAGAATCCAGTACTTGGAGATCTGGTCTGCGACGATGACGAAGGCCGCCAGCGCGTAGGCGGCCCAGCCGATTTTCGAAACTGCTTTCAAGGATTCACCCGTCTGCGCCCCAGCTTGCGGGGCCGGATTGTTGGTCGATCCCATGCCGAGGTTCAAGCGCGCGCAGCGTCCCAGGCGGCCACCGCGGCGGCGTCACGCAGGGAGAGGTCCGGATAGCGGGGGTCGGAACCGACCTCCGGCAGGATGCGCCAGGAGCGGGCGCACTTGGCGCCCTCGGCGCGGAGCGGCTCGACCGCCACGCCGGGGACCTCGGAGAGCCTGAAGGCTTCGGCCGGGCCTTCGCCGGCGACCAGGGTCGCCTGGCTGGTCCGGAAGACCTCGGCGGCGTCGAGGCCGTCGAAGGCGGCCAGCAGGTCGGCGTCGGCGACGTGGACGCGCGGGGCCGCTTCCAGGGCCGCGCCCATGCGCTTTTCGCGGCGCTCGATCTCAAGCGCCCCGGTGACCACGGAGGTCACGGCCTGGACCTTGGCCCAGCGCTCGGCCTCGGCCGGATTGGCCCACTCGGCCGGGGTCTCCGGGATCACGCGCAGGGCGTTGGAGTGGCCCTGCGGATAGCGGGTGGTCCAGGCCTCTTCCATGGTGAAGGGGATGAGCGGGCCGAGCCAGGCGGTCAGGCGCTCGAACACCGCGTCCATCACGGTGCGGGCCGCGCGGCGGCGAAGCTCGCCGGGTTGGTCGCAGTAGAGGCTGTCGCGGCGGATGTCGAAGAACAGCGACGAGAGCTCGTTCTGGCAGAACTCGATCAGCGGCCGGATGACGTCCTGGAAGACATAGCCCTGGTAGGCGGCGCGAACCTGGCCGTCGAGCTCCCACAGGCGATGCAGGATGAAGCGCTCCAACGGCGGCATCTGGTCGAGCTCGACCGCCTCGTCCGGCGTGTAGTCGGCCAGGGCGCCCAGCATGTAGCGCACGGTGTTGCGCAGCTTCCGATAGGCGTCGGAGGTGGTCTGCAGCACCGTCTTGCCGATGCGGCTGTCGTCCGAATAGTCGATCATCGCCGCCCAGAGGCGGATGATCTCGGCCCCGGATTCGCGGATCACCACTTCCGGATCGACGACGTTGCCCTTGGACTTGGACATCTTCTCGCCGTTCTCGTCCATGGTGAAGCCATGGGTGAGGATCGCGTCGTAGGGCGCGCGGCCGCGGGTGCCCGAGCTTTCCAGCAGCGAGGACTGGAACCAGCCGCGGTGCTGGTCGGAGCCTTCCAGATAGAGGTCGGCGGGCCAGCGGGTGTGGGCGCGGTTCTCCAGCGTGAAGGCGTGGGTCGAGCCGGAGTCGAACCAGACGTCGAGGATGTCCTCGACCTTCTCGAAGCGCTCGGGCTCGTGCTCGCCCAGGAAGTCGCTGACCGGCCGGGTGAACCAGGCGTCGGCGCCCTCGGCGGCGATGGCCGCGATGATACGGGCGTCGACGGCCGGATCGTGCAACGGCTGGCCGGTCTCCTTGTCGACGAACATGGCCAGCGGCGCGCCCCAGGCCCGCTGGCGGCTGATCAGCCAGTCGGGCCGGGTCTCGACCATGGAACGGATGCGGTTCTTGCCGCCGGCCGGATAGAAGGTGGTGGCCTCGATGGCTTCCAGCGCGGTCTCGCGCAGTGTGCGCCCGCCGAGCTGCCTGGTGTCCACCGGCTCGTCCATGCGGATGAACCACTGGGGCGTGTTGCGGAAGATCACCGGCGCCTTGGAGCGCCAGGAGTGCGGGTAGGAGTGCTCCAGCCGGCCGCGGGCCAGCAGGGCGCCGGCCTCGATCAGCTTGTCCATGACCGCGCCGTTGGCGGGGCCGAACTTGCCGGCCTTCTTGCCTTCGGTTTCCAGCACCTTGAGGCCGGCGAAGAGCGCCACGTGCGGATAGTAGGCCCCGTCCGGATCGACGGTTTCGGGGATCTCGCGATGACCATGGGCCAGCCAGACGAGGTAGTCGTCGGCGCCGTGACCCGGCGCGGTGTGGACGAAGCCCGTACCGGCGTCGTCGGTGACGTGGTCGCCTTCGAGCAGCGGCACCTGGAAGGCGTAGTGGGTGTCCAGGGCGGCCAGCGGATGCTCGCAGACCATGCCCTGGCAATCGACGGCCTCGACGCGGCGGGCCTTGGCGATCCTGGCGGCCTTGAAGACGTCGCCCGCCAGCTTTTCGGCCAGGATCAGCTTGTCGCCGGCCTTGGCCCAGGGCTCGAACTCAAGCCCCTCTTCCATCGCCTCGACCTCGTAGACGGCGTAGTCGATGCCGTCGGAATAGGAGATGGCGCGGTTGGCAGGGATGGTCCACGGGGTGGTGGTCCAGATCACCACGCTGGCGCCGCGGGCGGCGTCGGAGCCTTCGACCACCGGGAACTTGACCCAGATCGTCGGGCTGACGTGGTCGTGGTACTCGACCTCGGCGTCGGCCAGGGCGGTGCGCTCGACCGGGCTCCACATCACCGGCTTGGAGCCGCGATAGAGCTGGCCGGAGGCCACGAACTTGTGGAACTCGGCGACGATCGCGGCCTCGCTCGAATAGTCCATGGTCGCGTAGCGGTTTTCCCAGTCGCCGATGACGCCCAGACGCTTGAAGCCCTCGCGCTGGACGTCGATCCAGTGGGAGGCGTACTCGCGGCAGCGGGTGCGGAACTCGGCCTTGGAGACCTCGTCCTTGCGGCGTCCCTGGCTGCGCAGCTCCTCCTCGATCTTCCACTCGATCGGCAGGCCATGGCAGTCCCAGCCGGGGACGTAGTCGACGTCGTAGCCGAGCAGGAAGCGCGAGCGGACGACGAAGTCCTTCAGGGTCTTCTGCAGGGCGTGGCCGATGTGGATCGCGCCGTTGGCGTAGGGCGGGCCGTCGTGCAGCACGAAAAGCGGGGCGCCGGCGCGCTGCCGCTCGGCGCGGACCGCGCGGTAGAGGTCGAGCTCCGCCCACTTGGCCAGGATCTGCGGCTCCTTCTGCGGCAAACCGGCGCGCATCGGGAACGGGGTTTCCGGGAGGAAGACGGTTTCGCGGTAGTCGCGCGAAGGCTTTTCGGCGTCGTCGGCCATAGGACTTTCCAGCTTGGCTCGGAACTTAGTGGGGACTTCGAAGGCGGGTGCAACCCGGCGCGCGCTGGAGCGGGACGTCCGCCGGCGTCACGCCGGGCGGGTAATTCGCAGCGGTTTCCGAACCGAAGTCATCGCCCGCGCTGTAGCAGAGGGCGCGGCCGGGCGCGAGCCCCTTTGCCCCTCGCCAGGGTGCGGCCCCGTGTGATTTGACATCGCAGTCAGGTACGGCCAGGATCACGGCTAGATGTGTATTCAAGCTGACATGCCGCGCCGAGCGCACCATGCGGGACGCCTAGTCGAAGGAGACTAGCCCCGGACCCATAACGGCTGCGCGCCGGGTGTTCGGGGATGCTCACATCTGAAATCTGCACAACGTGCGTGGTCTTGGCCCTGATTGGGCGAGGACGCGACGAATATCTCAAACGACTGCGCGGTAACCGCCCCGAGGGGCGGCGATTACGCCTGCGCGCTTATCAGGAACTTGAACATGGCCACCAGGACCAAGGCCCGCCCCAAGGTGCGGGTGACCGAGAGCGATTTCGACAAGCTGACCGCCGTCAGCCAGGCGCCGCGGGCGCCGACCCCCGGCGCCGAACTGCTGATCGAGGAGCTGGAGCGCTTCTCCATCGTGCCCGACCACTCCGATCGGCGGCTGAAGTTCGTGCGGCTGGGCTCGAAGGTGACCTATCGCGACCTTTCGCTGCAGAAGGAGCGGACGGTGCGGGTCGGCCTGCCGGGCGAGGCGGACGTGGACGAGAACCGGATCTCGGTGCTGGCCCCGGTGGGCGCGGCGCTGATCGGCCTGACCGTGGGGGACGTGTTCCGCTGGACCGGGCCGGACGAGAAGCTGCGCGAGATCGAGGTGCTGGCGATCGAGGATTGAGGGCCGACATAGGCCGATATCGCCAACGCAAGGCGTCATCCCCGGTCTTCGGCCTGCGGCCGAAACCGGGATGAATTTGGCGGTCAGAACTCGGGAAGCAGGAGGGCGCGGGCCTGACGGGCGTCTTCCATGATCTGGGCGGTCATGGCCTCGAGGCTGTC
This window harbors:
- the lspA gene encoding signal peptidase II encodes the protein MKAVSKIGWAAYALAAFVIVADQISKYWILYVYDLPSRFTTPIAGPFSLTMVWNKGVSFGLFRAEVDLARWVLTIFSVGVAIALAIWVRKVQRPLLGVGLGLVIGGAIGNAIDRVRFGAVVDFLDFQRLGFFPWVFNVADSAITVGVVFLLLDSMRKESAA
- the ileS gene encoding isoleucine--tRNA ligase, translating into MADDAEKPSRDYRETVFLPETPFPMRAGLPQKEPQILAKWAELDLYRAVRAERQRAGAPLFVLHDGPPYANGAIHIGHALQKTLKDFVVRSRFLLGYDVDYVPGWDCHGLPIEWKIEEELRSQGRRKDEVSKAEFRTRCREYASHWIDVQREGFKRLGVIGDWENRYATMDYSSEAAIVAEFHKFVASGQLYRGSKPVMWSPVERTALADAEVEYHDHVSPTIWVKFPVVEGSDAARGASVVIWTTTPWTIPANRAISYSDGIDYAVYEVEAMEEGLEFEPWAKAGDKLILAEKLAGDVFKAARIAKARRVEAVDCQGMVCEHPLAALDTHYAFQVPLLEGDHVTDDAGTGFVHTAPGHGADDYLVWLAHGHREIPETVDPDGAYYPHVALFAGLKVLETEGKKAGKFGPANGAVMDKLIEAGALLARGRLEHSYPHSWRSKAPVIFRNTPQWFIRMDEPVDTRQLGGRTLRETALEAIEATTFYPAGGKNRIRSMVETRPDWLISRQRAWGAPLAMFVDKETGQPLHDPAVDARIIAAIAAEGADAWFTRPVSDFLGEHEPERFEKVEDILDVWFDSGSTHAFTLENRAHTRWPADLYLEGSDQHRGWFQSSLLESSGTRGRAPYDAILTHGFTMDENGEKMSKSKGNVVDPEVVIRESGAEIIRLWAAMIDYSDDSRIGKTVLQTTSDAYRKLRNTVRYMLGALADYTPDEAVELDQMPPLERFILHRLWELDGQVRAAYQGYVFQDVIRPLIEFCQNELSSLFFDIRRDSLYCDQPGELRRRAARTVMDAVFERLTAWLGPLIPFTMEEAWTTRYPQGHSNALRVIPETPAEWANPAEAERWAKVQAVTSVVTGALEIERREKRMGAALEAAPRVHVADADLLAAFDGLDAAEVFRTSQATLVAGEGPAEAFRLSEVPGVAVEPLRAEGAKCARSWRILPEVGSDPRYPDLSLRDAAAVAAWDAARA
- a CDS encoding GreA/GreB family elongation factor gives rise to the protein MATRTKARPKVRVTESDFDKLTAVSQAPRAPTPGAELLIEELERFSIVPDHSDRRLKFVRLGSKVTYRDLSLQKERTVRVGLPGEADVDENRISVLAPVGAALIGLTVGDVFRWTGPDEKLREIEVLAIED